ATAAGagtaggtgtatgtgtgtgtgtgtagatgtgtgtgtgtttacccgaGGAGCTTGGTGTTGTCTTCGCCCTCGCCTGTGCAGCTCTGCTCCCCCAGCTGGGTGCTACTCTTGCTGAACAGGTTGGGAAGGTGAGCCATGGCTTCCCGAGACCTGACCAATGGcctggaggaagagagacagggtagaggcCTCAGTAGCAGTAGCTCAACACCAATCGGTCTGTTTGAACACTGTTTTAATGTACAGGCATACAGATATTCCTTACCATGTCATGGTGTGAGTGACCACTCTTATGTAGAGTTGAGTGAGATGAAGGTGGCTATTGTATACAGTACTTACCTCTCCAAGGAGACAGAGGAAGCCTTCAGGTCAATGGAGGCCTctgcagagagagaccgagagacggAGAGTGGTAAGAGAGAAGCTTTGTCAAAGATGAATTGAGACAAGTAGCACCAAAAAATGGCACCCGTTTACAGACCTGCGATGCCAGCAAATAGGGGTACCATTCTCTTTGTCTGTGGAACAACTgcccccacctctttgacctcagAGCTCATAAGATCTCTgtaaagacacacagacatatgCATTAGGTtagctatattatatatatatattggcttTTTCATTTCAATTTAATGGTGTTGGTTGGCATGAAATGTGATATCAGGCTGCAGTACCTGGCAGTCTCACTGTCTTTGCTGGTCTCTCCATGGTGGTCCAGGGGGtttggagaggaggactggggggcAGGGGAGGAGACGTGGGTTGTGGAAGAAGGGCAGGCAGGACTGGGGGGAGTGGCAGAGGAGGATAACTGAGTTGAGACTGCCAGGGAAACAGAAGAAGCACTAAAAGGGGAGGAGGTCTGTGATCCTtccactgaagaagaagaagaagaagagagagatgacatgtggagagaggagagggaacagaggccGAAGAACTTGGAGAGAGTGGAAGGGGATCTGACAGGGGATCCAGGGGGTGAGGGGGGTGAGGGAGTGCCGATTGGTGTTCGGCCAGACAAGGGGTCGAGGGGCGTCAGAGATGTTGTAGACGGTTTCAAATGGAAAGAAGAGACAAAGGAAGAATCAAGTTGGTGGTGATCCTTTACGTTCTTCTTCTCCCGGTTTTTCCAAACTGACGCAGTTACCATGCTGGCATCTAATGACGTCAGTTTGGGTGGGATTGGGAACGGCGATGGACAGCGGCTCCCAATCCCGAGGCGAACTCTGCACTTCTTTTTCTGTTTGGAGAAAcattatatatgttatatttgaacTAGCAGCAAATGTCACACCCAAACCACATGATCTGACCATAAAATAAAGAACTCGTCGCCCAATCATATTGAATTCTGTATCATAGGCTAACAATTAGCAAATATACATGTTTATAAATATAAAACCATTGTAACCATACAGTTATACCCTCTGTCCCAAATCCTGCCATTTGGCACAAATACATAGACAATGAAACAACTAGTAATAGCTGAAAAGAATAGAATATACTCTAAATTGTAACAGAATTAGACAAATTCTAGCCCAGAATTGACACATACCTTTTTACAGCAACACAAACATCCCATTTAAGTGTATTTGTAGACTGtgccttattttacagaacatcAAAATATGTTGTCCATTTCACATTGTGATGTCATAAGCTAAATTATGATGCGCCTGTCTACGCGTTACCAGCATAAATGGTAAACAAATCACACACACcaaaatgttgaaaaataatttacaaaattaATTGATCGTGTATTCAGAGCTATTCCTATTtcataaaatatacaaaataactaGATTCTTGCCAATACACCTGTTTTTTATTGAGAAAACATTGGGTTATCTTTCTCCCACGCTCCCTGGGCCACTGACGCGTGATTGTATGGGATATGGGAAGAGGCTAGGACATTCGAAGTAACGTTACTGTCTATCAGAATCAAAACAACTTTTATTGGCCAAGTGGCCTACATTCACACATTCACAGAATTTGACTCGATGAATTGGTGCTGCCATTAATAGACAAACGTAAAGGCACATTTACAGCATATACAATATACAGTAAACATAAAACATATTTATTAGCTTCTATCTTCTTAAGATACTTTAGAGTAACATTTTATTATTGTCaggttctgaccttagttcctttgttttgtcttttgttttagtatggtcagggcgtgagttgggtgggttatctatgttcgtttttctatgattttctatttctgtattTGGCCTGAtattgttctcaatcagaggcagctgtcaattgttgtccctgattgagaaccatatttagttAGCCTGTTTTCCTttttgttttgtgggtggttattttcagtctttgtgtgtctgcaccagacagaactgtttcggttttcactttgttgttttgtattttgaagTGTTCTTTCAtcattaaataagatgaacacttaccacgctgtgctttggtccgctCCTCCTTCCACCTACGAGGAGAATCGTTACAATTATGGAAAGTAAATGCATATTCCACTTCAGTTGACGCTGATCTGATACAGATCGAACATAGCTTTGCAATGGTTGTTAGGAGGACCTTTGAAAAGGAGAGCTGCACACTCTAGCGCAGACTCAATAATTTGATAACCTAATATCCAACCTTTCTGACCGACATGCTGTCTTCATCAGCGTATACTGTTAGGAGCACCTTAACACAGATGGATCTATTAATCTCTGACCGTACCTCATTGAAAAGGTGCCACTCTGCCTAGTGACTGTAAACTACTAACGTTAGTACATTTGTTGTATATTTGCTGTTCTGTAAACCCAGTTGGTCACTACCACACCAGTCACAACTGTCAACAGATCATGACATAAATGCAAAGCATCATTTGTTCTCGTAGAGTAGATTGTAGATTCTACTACCACCAGGGAACAATCCATTATTCAGCCCTACCATACAAAgtacccttatctctctctcactttcccctctctccttcattccctgttttcctctctccacctctatcttcctcctctcctcccccaggtgGGCACCCTGACCCTGGAGCTTGTGGCAGAGCGCAGCATGGTCCAGAAGAGTGAAAATGCGCGCCAGCAGCTGGAGAGGCAGAACAAGGACTTGCGGGCCAAGCTGGGCGAGCTGGAGGGTTCCGTGAAGAGCCGGTTTGAGGCCTCCATCACCACCCTGGAGGCCAAGATACTGCAGCTGGAGGAGCAGCTGGAGCAGGAGGCTAAGTGAGAAACACAGCAACTCTCTTATAACAACTCCATACCTTATTAGACAAGGTGAAATAAGAGACCAAGACTCAGGAGGAGTTCATGAGGGCCTTAGAACAAGCTCAGCCCGTTGGAAGAGAGGTTCTTGAATGTGATCTAAATCTTAATGTGATCAATGTAATGAGTCAAAAGCAATCTTAAGAAATGTACTTGAAGATCTATGACTGACAGCCTTTGTTACAGTGCGGTTCCTGTGGTGCTCTAACTGTCCTATGACCTCATTCCTCTGTCCTCCTATCAGGGAGAGAGCAGCGGCCAATAAGCTTGTGAGACGGACAGAGAAGAAGCTGAAGGAGGTGTGCATGCAGGTGGAGGACGAGCGCCGCCATTCCGACCAGTACAAGGAACAGGTGAGGAGCTTGTCACGGAAGTTTGGACGTCCCAGATattaaagctacaatatgtaactttttgggagaCTTAACCAAATGAATATAGAAATTTGAGTTATAGATATTTAATTCTCATTGAAAACAAGTCTAAGAAGCGATAGATCCGTTCTAAGTGCTCCATTTCTATGCTTTCCGTTATGtttagtttttgcgtcttttacctTCGGGTTTGTACAACAGCTGAAAATATATAGATTTTTGGTTATggattctctacacaatgactgcttgttttggCACAAACAGAAATTAGGTGAATTCTGCATAGTCCATTTTTAAGATGTTCCACAGCTAAAGAAGGAATTCTATCCAATTCAGTACAACTCGCAAAGGTGGGACAGGATTGGATAGGTGTGAAGATTTAGGATTGGAGTCTTTCCTACAGTAGGTTCTTTCCAGTAACCATTGGACCATAGGACTGCTGAGTATTGTAAGTATTAGTATTGACTGTTCATCATTGTTGATGTCTGTTGTGACACCTGGCTGGGTCAGAGTGAGAAGGCCAACTCTCGCATGAAGCAGCTGAAGAGGCAGCTTGAGGAGGAGACGACACGTGCCAACGCCTACCGCAGGAAGCTGCAGAGGGAGCTGGACGATGCCACTGAGAGCAGCGAGGGTCTCAGTCGTGAGGTCAACACACTCAAGAGCCGCCTCAGGTATTTagagccccccccacacacacacaaacagttgtgTATATTGGCCAAATTGATGGTCCTTGTTACTAATACCTCTCCTGGCCCCCTCTGTCCCCTGCAGGCGTGGAGGCCCCATCAGTTTCTCCTCCAGCCGCTCGGGCAGGCGTCAGCTGCAGGTGGAGGGAACATCGCTCGACCTCCTATCCGACGATGAGGTGGAAAACAAGACCACGGATGCCAATGCCAACGAGACGCCAGCAGCTCCCCAACTAGAGTAGACGCGCTCCCTACAGCCCACATGCAGCATGGCCTCCGCCCCCACAAACCTTACCCCTGTCCTCCTAACCCCAGACACCAGCAGTGGACCCCACTACTCTGCCTTACCCCTCTATGGCAAGCTGCAGGGCCAAGCAAATCCATCATC
This genomic stretch from Oncorhynchus clarkii lewisi isolate Uvic-CL-2024 chromosome 13, UVic_Ocla_1.0, whole genome shotgun sequence harbors:
- the LOC139424153 gene encoding myosin heavy chain, embryonic smooth muscle isoform-like → MLSSSAYTVGTLTLELVAERSMVQKSENARQQLERQNKDLRAKLGELEGSVKSRFEASITTLEAKILQLEEQLEQEAKERAAANKLVRRTEKKLKEVCMQVEDERRHSDQYKEQSEKANSRMKQLKRQLEEETTRANAYRRKLQRELDDATESSEGLSREVNTLKSRLRRGGPISFSSSRSGRRQLQVEGTSLDLLSDDEVENKTTDANANETPAAPQLE